A window of Acinonyx jubatus isolate Ajub_Pintada_27869175 chromosome B2, VMU_Ajub_asm_v1.0, whole genome shotgun sequence genomic DNA:
CAATTGATTCCGTGTTAACTGACTAAAAGTTCCTGATGTGAGAATTTAATGAGCTGTTGCTATAAACCTTTCACGGAACGTGATCACATTCTCTAATACCACTAATCAAATAATGCCAAATCTTTTAATGTTGCCACCAGGTAACCTGCACGTCCCCATTCAGCACCTTAAATTATGGAGTTAATTAGTGAGTTGAGAAAGGTAGTGTCATAGCAAGAAAGAATTCATAGACTAGGAATTTCAGAAACTAGGCTCTGAAGTGGCGTCACCTACATCAAATCACTTAATTCTGCAGGATGAGTTCTCTACCTGTAAAgtgaaatgaattagaaaaatgttaaagCCTCTTTTAAGTGTCATATTCTATGATATTAAATTGATTAACATCTAATACTTCTAAATTGTAGAGGAAGATAAACTCCACATTATGAGTTTTGGCTCAATTCCAAATCATGATGCAAAAATTTCCCTTTCTTGTGATATCAGGCAGGTAGTGCATACATGTGTACAACGGAGGGGTTGAAAAAGGAGGGGTGCAGAGAGCTGCCTTGTGCATATTTATGCTATCGCCAAAACTGAGCTTTTATTTTGCAAGTTAAAAGGTTTCAAACATCAAGGAGGAGTTTAGTTCGCTGTGGTTGTAATTTAGCTCCTCCGGCTAATATtggatacagagaaaggcagcaaACCCTGGGAAGAGAGTCTAGTTTCAGtggtagggggaaaaaataacgGGAGACTTTCACAATTTAGATAAAAAGAATACCgcaatgggagaaaaaaaaaattagaccagGGGATGGCGTGGAGGAGTAGGACACCTGCCAAGCCTCGTATCAATAGGTGATTTCAGACGCTAGAGTGACGGGAGGCCTAAGTTCTTGCTGAGGGAAGGACTGGATGAAGATAAAACGGGTCTATTTCTGTTTAAGTGGCTTAAAAATGCATTCCGCAGGTAGTGACCTATCCAGACCACctgacttactttaaaaaaaaaaaaacccgcaaaTAAATGAATCTAAAATGTTGAGATATTTacgccctttaaaaaaaataataacttgtaCGCAAACATCTTTATCAAAGGCATTTTATTCGAGGCCGAAGATCTGAAATGCCACCGAATCCATCACACGGGTTTGAGCACCCCTCACGCTACCGCAAGGTGGGTCGGGCTGCCCCTCAAGCTAGGGCTCCAGCATCTCGCAGCATCTCGGTGCCTCGCTTTCCCCGGGCTACGACTCCAGCTCTCACCAGGCGCGCCCccggggcctgggggcggggagggagtgGAGGCGGTTCCCTCGGAGCACCCAATCAGCAGTGGGGCCGGGCGGTGGCGCTAGTGACGTAGGCAGCGCTTCCCTCCGCCCCACTGCGGGCCGACGCCGGGCGCCGTCAGCCGCGCGAGCTCGCGCGCGCGCGgggtagggggaggaggagggctttGGGGGCCGGCCGGCAGTCGGAGGGCGGCGGGTCGCGAGAAGGGGGAGAGTGAGCATGCGCAGCGGCTCCAGGGACGGCGGGGGAGGTGGGGACCCGTGCGCGCGCGCACGAGCGGCCCGCCGGCGGCCGCGGGTGGAGGGGGCGGTTCCTCGAGTGTCGGCGGCCGGAGGGTGGGCAGGCTGGCGGCAGgtgccgccgcggccgccgccgcagACTCCTCCGGGTCTCGGGTCTCTTCGTCCTTCGGCGGTGATGAGCTGGGCCCCGTCGGGGGCTGCACCTGCCGTCTGCCCATCACCCCGGGCCTCCCTGCGTGACCTCGGCCTCCTCGCGTGCCCGGCCCCCGCGGCGCGGGGCTGCCCCTGAGAGGGAGCGACAGCGGCCTCTTCCGCCCCGAGTCCAAGCTCGGGGGCCGCGCGGGGAGAGcgcccggccccctcccctcccccgtccgCCGTCCTCAATGTCTCcccggcggggagggggctgcctgggAGACGCGCTGAGCTGCCCCCCCCGGAGGCCCGTCGGCGGCAGCAGCAGCGCCCGGCCCGGCGCCCCGCAGCCttccccggcggcggcggcggcctggAGGAGCCGCGcacccgccgccgcccccggagcctcgcagccgccgccgccacccGGCGCCCGAGGAGAGGGCGGCGGGCGCCCCCCGGGGAAGATGAAGGCGGAAGGGGGCGATCACTCCATGATCAACCTGTCGGTGCAGCAGGTCCTGAGCCTCTGGGCCCACGGGACGGTGCTGAGGAACCTCACGGGTAATTGATGCGCCCGGGGTGGGGACGGGGATGCGGTGCCGccccctgcctcctttctccctcccgaAGAGGGGCCGCGCTTCAGCCGCCCCACCCCCGTGCGCGCCCCGCTCTCCGGCTCGCGGCCCCTGGTCCCAGAGAGGAAGGTGTTAACTGGGTGCACTTCGCGCCGGTCCCCGGGGCGCTGCGAGGGTCTGGATCGCGGGCGGAGAATCCCGGACCCCCGCCTCCTGCTCGGCTCGGGGAGGGCTCCCGACGGCGCTGCCTAGTGTAGTACGCGCCGAATAGCGTTAGTGCCGAGTCTCGGGCACAGTTCGCGTGGATTTACCAGCCCCGCATCCACGCGCGCACGCACATagacacacgcacgcacactccGCTTCTTGATGCTTAGATCTGTTTCTTTCTGACACATCTCAGACGGGATACAGGGCTTAAATTCTTTGTTCACAATGATCAAGATCAGTTTGCCTCACCTGTTAAATTTTTGTTGCTGTAGATGACTAATGAAGTAGGGTATAGTGGGCCAGAGACTGGGCCAAGGTCTAGTGCATTCTAAGCATTTCAGCTTTGACCGTATTATCTCCTCCCTCCTAGTTCCTGTCTGTCTCcagagtctgtctgtctgtctctctccctctggcctcaAGCTGCCGCTTCTGTGACATttgattgattatttatttatttatttatttatttatttattatcattttttgtaTTTCCCTTCATTCGTCAAGGCTATCAGGAGGGAATTGGAGTTCACTACATTATAATAACCTAAATTGTAGTTGCAAAAGTGAGCAGTAATGCccatatatttttattgcatCTGTAGGTTTGCTTTGTGAAGAAACTTCCAGGTTTGTTAAGGTGGAGATTCTTACACTCTGagttctgagttttaaaaataccctTTAAAGATGAGTGTTTACAAGAAGGAAATTCGGTTGCAATTTGGCGACTCCTCAGTTCTCTGCTTCTCAGAGAAAAACTTAGAAACATACTCAGGATTTAATTCTTGAAAACATATAAGGCTAATTTTGGTAGaccattagtattttaaaatccattacgTCAAAGTGGTTAAGAGTGTGGAgagtattttacaaatataaccTGTCCTGACAAGATACACATGTGTGAATTATGTATATTGTCTTGTATATTTCTCAGATatttgtagaaaagaaaatttatggaATTTTATACCACAGATTTTCTTGAGCACTGATTTTTTTGACACTGATTTTCTTGAATGTGGCAACTATAAAATTAACATCGGTTCTGGATTGATTCATGGTGTCCTCACTTTGAATCTGTGGTTATTTGCTTTGGAGCAAACTGACCTTACATGATGGTTGAGGGTCAGAAATacgtttttatttcaaaaaaaaaaaaaaaatcgacatGAAGACCATTTCATGATTCAGTTGAGTTTAGAGATACCTTATGTTCTCTTACTTCTGGCTCTGCTTGTATTTATCCACCATTAATTTCTCAAATATTGTATTGATAGTGTTTGTAGGAGTGAAGTGAAAAGAACTTAAGagtttgtatttgtatatgttaAGGACTGGCTTAGCTCATCATTTGTTTAGAGAAAATTAGTTTGGGGAGTCACGGAGTAGTGTAAATGTAACTTCCCACTTGGCCAGATTtgacaatgtttttaaaatggttaataagATTCCAGTCATTATAGTGGCTTCCAGTTCTTCAAGTCCCCCATTAGGTTGATAATAGCAGTTTCAACCCAGGATTAGCTCTCATTTCCCCCTAATATAATCTCAATAATCATTTTCTCATCAGACTTTGCTGTTTCATGCAAGATATGCTGAACATCCAAAACTAGTTCCTCAGGTCGGACTGAGGAACACGGGGAcctcttttatttcctaaataatgAGTCTGAATGTGCAAAATTCAGTTTGTGAGGATAAAAATAGAGGGAGATAATAGATTAGAAGTCTTCTTTGCCAGCAGGTCGGCATACCACATATTAGGAATCACTTCACATGGAAAAAAGTGGATTCTAAAAGTGGTAATATTGTGATGTGGTTCCTTATGGCCTTTTCATGCTGGTGACCTTAGTGATCCCTTATGTAGCTTGGTCATTAGTCAAGAGATGCTCCCTACAGTGCCATTTAGAATTTGGTCtactaaaaacaaatacacctCCTAGAACAAGACAGCCACCACTTAGTGAGTGCCtgctatatatcatatatatatgtcactTAACATATATATGATTTCTAATCTTAATAACTTTCCAAAGTAGAATTacagagaggcccagagagggaaattAAATTGCCCCAAATCCTGTTGCTAATAAGTGGCTGAACTAGGATTTCAACCCGAGGCTTTGTCCACAGAATTACTCTTTCCGCTTTTCACGTGACTTTTACTCTTCCTCTTTACTTTCTTCAGGTAGAATGAGTTACTTGCTTCCCCCTGCTACTTCTGCTCCATGTATatgcctttattattatattgttcagttatattataatttttgtgtCTACTAGACTGTGAGCTTTTGGAGGGTGGGTCATTGTCATAATCAACGGAATTCTGGAATTTTAACATTCTACCTAGTACATATAAATACTCAATGCATGTTTTTTGAATTGCAGTTCTAAAATAATACTTAACAGTTGCATGCTTTAAACATTCTAGTTGCATTATTTTCCAGACACGTCTGTTGGAGTGAATGTGCTGTTAATCAGGAAATGAGTCATTTAAGCAACTTTTATGGATAGATGGCCATACCTTTAAACCACACATATGCCTATTAAATGCACTTTTTTGGGCTAGTTACCAtgtgttcttatattttatttaatctttttagtaATCTGGAGAAAGATGATTgtttatccttattttatggaTTCAGATATTGAAGCCAAGAATAATTTGGTTAGCTCTGATAGCTAATATGTGAAAAATTATTACCTTTTTTCAGATTATGGTAACACATTAACTCAGAAGGCATATAAAGTTGGAACTGAGATGGCTAATACAGAAAAAAGCGTAGTGTAGAACCAGACTGATTTGGATTTAAGAAGTGACTGTGTGAAAGACTTCTAGAAATCTGGTTAGTAGGAATTCtggttaattaaaaacaaaaaacaaaaggagaacgtattctcatttctattttttttttctttacacaaaCCGACAGGTGTTATTTAttcttatgtttgtattttatccCAGACGTGAAGCAGggaagtttggtttttttttatgttttttttttttcttttttgagagagacagtgtgaatgggggagggacagagaaagagagacacagaatccaaagcaggctgcaggctccaagctgtcagcacagagcccgacgtgtggctcaaactcacaaactgtgagatcatgacctgagctgaagttggatgcccaactgactgagccacccaggcgccccagcagggACGCCTTTTtgtattgacttttatttttcttagagacCTTTAGAAAATAGTCTTGTGTATGTATTACtttgatagaaataaaatttttaaaaagtgataataaaaaaaaagtgataataagAACCAGAAATTAGAACTAACTTTAGAGCTAGAAGTTATGTAGTTTGACTACTTCATTTTAGAAATAGTGACACATCATCATGGTAGTGACATGGCTGGGGCAGTTAGTGACAGAGACAGGCCTTGGGATGATGTTCACTGACTTTTAGTTCTGTCCCTCTCACTTGATTCCACATAGATTCTTAACTCTGGCGTGTCTGATGATAAATCTTAATATACTTAAGAATAGTCTGGCAGTATTCGCCCCAGTGAGCCCAAGAGTGTGTGAATGCAACTAAGTTTTGGCCAGCAAATAAAAGATACTGGAATATGGAAGATATGATTGAGTAATAATGCTTTCCCCAAACTTGAAGTTACGATTGCTGGTGTAAAAGTTAGTGatccatatttattatatatccgGTTTTAGAAATCCTACCAAATTTggtctatttgttttttctccttcctgaagACCTAGTATAGGGATTGCCTGTAGAACAGATTCGTATCTGGAGACCCCATCCCTTCAGTAAATCGCCATTGCTAAAGTTCTCTTCTGTATTCGCCACTTCCCAAACCGTGTAATTCACAAGATTCCAAAATTGTTAACTGTGTGTAGGTTAGATGCTTCTTCAGCTTACCAAAGTAGAGATAAATGCCTTCCCCTATGAAATAGTTTTTCATTCTCTCCATATGTTCTAACCCCCCTACCCCCGATCTAAAATTATAGTCTATGAATGTACTCTTTCCGTTTTATGGgtaatttgacttaaaaaaataatctacaaTGACATGCATTCctttgctttacttttattttcttcatctacttTGGCTTCCAACTTTGTGTTCTGACCCAAATTTGGTTGCTAAGAGTTTAGAGGAGAATTTTTTGCTTACCACAAGGCAGGATCCCTAAGCCCGTGGGTAAACACAGAGCCAGGCTGGTATTGGGAGAGGGATAACTGGTCCCTGAGAAAAAAGGCACAGGCTCGCCTCAGGCTCATCTCCTTTCTCACTGCCAGCTGCAGATGTAGGGCGGGTGCTCCTCTCTTTCTGTTGGTGCAAACATTGAGAAGCTGGGGATTCAAACTGGAAAGAAGGTCAGATGTctttgtgtataaaatatatatgtgctcatttttctgttaaacatacacttacagTAAGTTCCCTTTTAGATTTTATAGTTGCTAAGCTACTGTAGTGTTAATACTGACTGTcagcaaaaaaataaagggggggtAGTTTGTATCTACTGTACGTAGTTGGAATGGTTCACACTCACATGTATAGCCAGCACCCTCAGTATGTTCCCAAGTAGGTATGCATCTTCCGGGGTGCCCTGTGCCCCAGCTTCTCATTGGGTTAAGTTCTTCCTAAATGCTCTACTACAGGAGGTTTTTCCTGAAATATAGGTGAAAAATTCCTTACTCTTTTGTGGTACAGAGCCAGTAAATTAGTGGTGGTATGATTCGTACTTTATAGGATTTTGCTCTTTGGAAATTTTACCTGTGTATCTTATTGAGAAAGAAGCTactgtaatttttcaaaaaccgGAATTGTCATCTTCAGgttctttcttaatttccatcTCATTATCTTTGACTCATGCATCCGTATCCTCTGGCAATACCAAGTCTGACATCCAGGTGACATTTCTTAAACCTAAAGCAATTTCAGGACAAGCCTTAGGACTGGGTAAGCTGTAATTGTGACTCTTTCGTAGCTAACTACCAGAATATAAACTTATCTGTGCTTTGTTTAGTAATTGAAAGGAAGGACTGGAAAAGTAAGATAATTCACAAGGAGGAGTCAAAATGACTAGAGCTATTTTTTCTTGTAGAAAGGAAGCCTAAacagaggaggaaggatgggTCGGGGATGGGGAGGAGTCACTGGAGCCAGGAAAGGAAATTGGGATTAAGAATAGTTAGatgtaaactataaaacagagGCAGTAATCTTTTTAACATGGGCTGTAGCAACATGTTAACTATGTCTCcttgggcaagggaaacaaaagcaaaatcaagctgttgggactacaccaaaataaaaagcatctgtaCAGCAAATGAAACCATTGACAAAACGAAACAGCAACCTAttgaatggaagaagacatttgcaTACGATCTACCTGTTAAAGGAttcatacccaaaatatataaagaacataataaataagaatgaataatccaattaaaaaatgggcagaaggcctaaatagacattttttccaaggaagacatccagatggccaacagactcatggaaagatgctcaacatcactcatcatcagagaaatgcaaatcagaactacaatgacatcaccttacatctgtcagaatggtagaatcaaaaagacaagaaataacaagtgttggtgaggacgtgaataaaaaggaaccttcatgcattgttggtaggaagtAAATGAGTACAACCACTGCGGGAAactgtggagtttcctcaaaaaattaagaacagaaatgCTGGatgatctagtaattctactactgggtatttatctgaagaaaatgaaaatgctaattcaaaaagatacacgcACCCCTATTGTTACTGTAGCATCATTTACAAcatttatttacaataggcaagatgtggaagcaacccatgtgTCCATTGGCCGACTGATggactgactgatgaatggatgtagaaggtgtgtatgtatacagtggaatattccTTAGCCATAAAAATAGggtgagatcttgtcatttgtggtaacatggatggacctcgagggtattacgctgagtgaaataagtcagactgagaaagacaagtgccatatgatttcacttacatgtggaatctaaaaccaaaacaaaccaataaatgaacaaaaagaaacaggcccgtaaatgtagagaacaatctgatggttgccagaggggaagaggagggagggatggacaaatgggtaaaggggagcgAGAAATACAGGCCTCGGGTTGTGGCATGAGTAAGTCACCAGCCAAAAGGTATAGAAGAGGGAGTATAGCCAATGGTATTCTAGTAGCAtcgtatggggacagatggtggctacagtTGGGGGGAGCACAGCATAACGTATAGACTTGTCCAGTCactgtgttgtgcacctgaaattaatgtaacattgtgtgtcaacaaCACTTCAGTTAAAAGTCAGATGTACGAAGagaaccccccccaccccaatacaGCGTGTTGAATTTACCATAGTATCAGAtgaaaaattctaataaattccAGAAGTCTTAAATAATTGTGTTCATTGAATATTCACTGCAGGCCCGATACTGTGCAAAGCATTTTGCATGCATCTCTTTTCTTATAATTGAAGTGGCCTTGTAACTTACTGCTTTATTAAATGTATACGATTAGATCAGGTACCATAGGCTGGTTGTGTTTTTAGTGACTAAGTATTCCAGCAATAAAAGTTGGTCATAGAATAAACAGTGGCAGTGGAACCATTTGAAAAAGATCTCATTAGACTCTCAAATTCCAGTAACCTTAGCTAAATAGATTAAACTTGAAAAGGAGATTTTTCACC
This region includes:
- the TMEM170B gene encoding transmembrane protein 170B gives rise to the protein MSPRRGGGCLGDALSCPPRRPVGGSSSARPGAPQPSPAAAAAWRSRAPAAAPGASQPPPPPGARGEGGGRPPGKMKAEGGDHSMINLSVQQVLSLWAHGTVLRNLTEMWYWIFLWALFSSLFVHGAAGVLMFVMLQRHRQGRVISVIAVSIGFLASVTGAMITSAAVAGIYRVAGKNMAPLEALVWGVGQTVLTLIISFSRILATL